The window GAGGGCGTTCCGGTCCGGATCTCACAGTGCCGGCGCGAGACGCCGGGGTCGTCGATCCGCACGTCGGCTTCGGTGCTGCGGCCCAGCACCAGCGTCGGGCGGGAGATCTGATGGCGGGTGCCGTTGATCTCGATCCAGTGCCGCGTACGTCCACCCGGCTGCGGGGCCGCGGCGGGCCGCTGGCCCGCGGGTGCGGCGCCCGGACGGCCGCCGGGGGGCGGCGCGGCAGGCATGGGAGGAGCGGCCGCGGGCGGGTAGCCGTAGCCACCTGCCTGGCCGCGGGCCGCCGCCGGGGGCGGGCCCGCGGGTGCGCGCTCGGGAGTGGCCTGCTGGTTGGCGGAGGAGGCGAGCGTACGGCTGCGGACCCGGTACAGGCCCGTGTCCAGGTCGTCCGCCTTCTCCAGATGGACCTTGATGGTGCCCATGAAGGTGTAGCGCTGCTGCTTGGCGTAGTCGCGCACCATGCCGGCGAGCTCGTCACCGAGCTGGCCGGAGTAGGGGCTGAGCCGCTCGAAGTCGGGCGTGCTCAGCTCCACGATGAAGTCGTTCGGGACGACGGTCCGGTCGCGGTTCCAGATCGTGGCGTTGTTGTCGCACTCGCGCTGGAGCGCTCCTGCGATCTCCACGGGCTGGACCTCGGACTTGAACACCTTGGCGAAGGTGCCGTTGACCAGACCTTCGAGACGTTGCTCGAACTTCTTCAGGACTCCCATGGGGCACCTCCTCCGTCGTCGTTGCCCTGGTACTGCTTACTGATCGTATCCACGCGCCGGGAAATCGGCTGGTTCCCCCTGTCGGCCCGGTCGACAGAAGTCGAC is drawn from Streptomyces liliifuscus and contains these coding sequences:
- a CDS encoding FhaA domain-containing protein, with the translated sequence MGVLKKFEQRLEGLVNGTFAKVFKSEVQPVEIAGALQRECDNNATIWNRDRTVVPNDFIVELSTPDFERLSPYSGQLGDELAGMVRDYAKQQRYTFMGTIKVHLEKADDLDTGLYRVRSRTLASSANQQATPERAPAGPPPAAARGQAGGYGYPPAAAPPMPAAPPPGGRPGAAPAGQRPAAAPQPGGRTRHWIEINGTRHQISRPTLVLGRSTEADVRIDDPGVSRRHCEIRTGTPSTVQDLGSTNGIVVDGQHTTRATLRDGSRIVVGSTTIIYRQAEG